One genomic region from uncultured Cohaesibacter sp. encodes:
- the pdxH gene encoding pyridoxamine 5'-phosphate oxidase, with product MSGNFTEANKPLELFSRWLAEAEASEPNDPNAMAVATVDESGMPNVRMVLLKDYSEKGFVFYTNFESAKGRELLASQKVALLFHWKSLRRQVRIRGAVEEVSKEEADAYYESRARGSRIGAWASKQSRPLESRFALEKAVAEYTAKFNIGRIPRPDYWSGFRVVPQEIEFWHDRNFRLHDRVVFKPSSDGWEKTRLYP from the coding sequence ATGAGTGGTAACTTTACTGAGGCAAACAAGCCTCTGGAGCTCTTTTCTCGTTGGTTAGCGGAAGCTGAAGCCAGTGAGCCGAACGATCCCAACGCCATGGCCGTTGCCACGGTGGATGAAAGCGGCATGCCGAATGTGCGCATGGTGCTGCTAAAGGATTATTCGGAAAAGGGATTCGTTTTTTATACAAACTTCGAAAGTGCCAAAGGTCGTGAGCTGCTGGCCAGCCAGAAAGTGGCCCTTCTTTTCCATTGGAAGAGCCTGCGACGTCAGGTGCGCATTCGGGGTGCTGTTGAAGAGGTCAGCAAGGAAGAAGCGGACGCCTACTACGAATCCCGTGCGCGCGGAAGCCGCATCGGGGCCTGGGCATCTAAACAATCCCGGCCTCTGGAAAGCCGCTTTGCGCTTGAAAAGGCCGTTGCTGAATATACCGCCAAATTCAATATCGGACGCATTCCGCGCCCTGACTATTGGTCCGGTTTCCGGGTCGTGCCCCAAGAAATCGAATTCTGGCATGATCGGAATTTCAGACTACACGATCGCGTCGTTTTCAAACCGAGCAGCGATGGTTGGGAGAAGACACGGCTTTACCCGTAA
- a CDS encoding RT0821/Lpp0805 family surface protein, with protein sequence MFGHRVSASIYSVVRGAVKLCVLAACCSLGACASVSFMGSSDQVDKIKTGSIGVTDRLLAGIDPSDWQVMLNRMSSFDKVALQAEEVNADWINPETGSKGRITQVKKLPDMMNEECRSFKSSMHRVTGVENIEGQACKVPDGSWQIVGFSTGVSV encoded by the coding sequence ATGTTTGGCCATAGAGTCTCTGCATCAATTTACAGCGTCGTCCGCGGTGCCGTAAAGCTCTGCGTGCTGGCTGCCTGTTGTTCCCTCGGCGCTTGCGCTTCTGTCAGTTTTATGGGCTCCTCCGATCAGGTCGACAAGATCAAGACCGGCTCGATTGGCGTGACAGATCGCTTGCTTGCTGGCATTGACCCTTCCGACTGGCAAGTCATGCTGAACCGTATGTCTTCATTCGACAAAGTCGCCTTGCAGGCTGAAGAAGTCAATGCAGACTGGATCAACCCGGAAACTGGCTCCAAAGGGCGTATCACCCAGGTCAAGAAGTTGCCCGACATGATGAATGAGGAATGCCGCTCCTTCAAAAGCTCCATGCATCGGGTAACGGGTGTCGAGAATATCGAAGGGCAGGCGTGCAAGGTGCCCGATGGCAGCTGGCAAATTGTCGGCTT